One Mycolicibacterium parafortuitum DNA segment encodes these proteins:
- a CDS encoding DUF58 domain-containing protein, translating to MKRGEIRDPALSAALRKLELTVRRKLDGVLHGDHLGLLPGPGSEPGESRIYQPGDDVRRMDWSVTARTTHPHVRQMIADRELETWLVVDVSASLDFGTTGCEKRDLAVAAAASIAFLNSGGGNRIGAIVANGDTVRRVPALSGRMHEQELLRTIATMPKAPPGVRGDLAAAIDSLRRPERRRGMAVIISDFLGPINWMRPLRAISARHEVLGIEIIDPRDVELPPVGDVVLQDTETGRTREFKIDEQLRADFERAAAAHRADVARTFRRCDAPLLTLRTDGDWIADVVRFVANRRRGALAAR from the coding sequence ATGAAGCGGGGGGAGATCCGCGACCCCGCGCTGTCGGCGGCCCTGCGCAAGCTCGAGCTGACGGTGCGCCGCAAGCTCGACGGCGTGCTGCACGGCGACCACCTCGGTCTGCTTCCCGGGCCGGGTTCGGAGCCGGGGGAGTCCCGCATCTACCAGCCCGGCGACGATGTCCGGCGGATGGACTGGTCGGTCACCGCGCGCACCACCCACCCGCACGTGCGGCAGATGATCGCCGACCGCGAGCTGGAGACCTGGCTGGTGGTCGACGTGTCGGCCAGCCTGGACTTCGGCACCACCGGCTGTGAGAAGCGGGACCTGGCCGTGGCGGCGGCCGCGTCGATCGCGTTCCTCAACAGCGGCGGCGGCAACCGTATCGGCGCGATCGTGGCCAACGGCGACACGGTGCGACGCGTCCCCGCCCTGTCCGGACGCATGCACGAGCAGGAATTGCTGCGCACCATCGCCACCATGCCCAAGGCGCCGCCGGGGGTGCGGGGTGACCTCGCCGCCGCGATCGACTCGCTGCGCAGGCCGGAACGGCGCCGCGGCATGGCGGTGATCATCAGCGACTTCCTCGGACCGATCAACTGGATGCGCCCGCTGCGGGCCATCTCGGCGCGACACGAGGTCCTCGGCATCGAGATCATCGACCCGCGCGACGTCGAACTTCCGCCCGTCGGCGACGTGGTGCTGCAGGACACCGAGACGGGACGCACCCGCGAGTTCAAGATCGACGAGCAGTTGCGGGCCGATTTCGAGAGGGCCGCCGCCGCGCATCGCGCCGACGTGGCCCGCACCTTCCGCCGCTGTGACGCGCCGCTGCTGACGCTGCGCACCGACGGGGACTGGATCGCCGATGTGGTGCGGTTCGTGGCCAACCGACGCCGGGGCGCCCTGGCCGCGCGATGA
- the moxR1 gene encoding chaperone MoxR1, translating to MTSPSGPQGAGGYPGQAPAPGYSAGAHAAPQAQSNGGLQNEVHTLERAIFEVKRIIVGQDQLVERMLVGLLAKGHVLLEGVPGVAKTLAVETFAKVVGGSFARIQFTPDLVPTDIVGTRIYRQGKEEFDIELGPVVVNFLLADEINRAPAKVQSALLEVMAERKISIGGKTFPLPTPFLVMATQNPIEQEGVYQLPEAQRDRFLFKLNVDYPSPEEEREIIYRMGVKPPEPKQILNTGDLLRLQDVAANNFVHHALVDYVVRIVTATREPEKFGMPDAKAWIAYGASPRASLGIIAASRALALVRGRDYVIPQDVVEVIPDVLRHRLVLTYDALADEISSETVINRILQTVALPQVNAIPQQGHSVPPVVPAAAAAAGGR from the coding sequence ATGACCTCACCGAGTGGACCGCAGGGCGCAGGAGGATATCCCGGACAGGCCCCCGCACCGGGCTACTCCGCGGGTGCACACGCCGCGCCGCAAGCGCAGTCCAACGGCGGTCTGCAGAACGAGGTGCACACTCTCGAGCGCGCGATCTTCGAAGTCAAGCGCATCATCGTCGGCCAGGACCAGCTCGTCGAGCGGATGCTCGTCGGTCTGCTCGCCAAGGGCCACGTGCTGCTCGAAGGTGTGCCCGGCGTGGCCAAGACGCTGGCCGTCGAGACGTTCGCCAAGGTCGTGGGCGGCTCCTTCGCCCGCATCCAGTTCACCCCCGACCTGGTGCCCACCGACATCGTCGGTACCCGCATCTACCGGCAGGGCAAGGAGGAGTTCGACATCGAACTCGGCCCCGTGGTGGTGAACTTCCTACTCGCCGACGAGATCAACCGCGCTCCGGCAAAGGTGCAGTCGGCGCTGCTGGAGGTCATGGCCGAGCGCAAGATCTCCATCGGTGGCAAGACCTTCCCGCTGCCCACCCCGTTCCTGGTGATGGCGACCCAGAACCCGATCGAGCAGGAGGGTGTGTACCAGCTGCCCGAAGCCCAGCGGGACCGCTTCCTGTTCAAGCTCAACGTCGACTACCCGTCGCCCGAGGAAGAGCGCGAGATCATCTACCGGATGGGCGTCAAGCCGCCGGAACCCAAGCAGATCCTCAACACCGGCGACCTGCTGCGGCTGCAGGACGTCGCCGCGAACAACTTCGTGCACCACGCCCTCGTCGACTACGTGGTGCGCATCGTGACCGCGACGCGCGAACCGGAGAAGTTCGGGATGCCCGACGCCAAAGCCTGGATCGCCTACGGTGCCTCCCCGCGTGCATCGCTCGGCATCATCGCCGCGTCGCGCGCGCTGGCTCTGGTCCGCGGCCGCGACTACGTGATCCCGCAGGACGTCGTCGAGGTCATCCCCGATGTGCTCCGGCACCGGCTCGTGCTGACCTACGACGCGCTGGCCGATGAGATCTCCTCCGAAACCGTGATCAACCGGATCCTGCAGACGGTCGCCCTGCCCCAGGTGAACGCGATTCCGCAGCAAGGACATTCGGTGCCGCCCGTAGTCCCGGCCGCCGCGGCTGCGGCGGGCGGTCGCTGA